One Cellulosimicrobium protaetiae genomic region harbors:
- a CDS encoding MOSC domain-containing protein has protein sequence MSPAAPSAPTSHPVATPATDLATDLASSAPTGEVLAVCRVHALLPDAGPVGVTAIDKRPVDGPVKVRRLGLYADLQADRANHGGEEQAVYAYGQDDADWWVGQLEREIPPGLFGENLRVRGIPVSEAVVGERWSVGTALLEVTQPRTPCSTFARRLGEDRWVKRFTTANRTGAYLRVVRNGELRAGDAVTVCYRPEHGVTLADWFGAWNARGADPERAVDVARRLIVAHLEGDVALTDEMLARAEIAVGQGIED, from the coding sequence ATGTCCCCCGCAGCGCCCTCAGCCCCCACCTCGCACCCCGTCGCGACCCCGGCGACCGACCTCGCCACGGACCTCGCGTCGAGCGCGCCGACGGGGGAGGTCCTCGCCGTGTGCCGCGTGCACGCGCTCCTGCCCGACGCTGGCCCCGTCGGCGTCACGGCGATCGACAAGCGGCCCGTCGACGGGCCCGTGAAGGTGCGCCGGCTCGGGCTCTACGCCGACCTCCAGGCCGACCGGGCGAACCACGGCGGCGAGGAGCAGGCCGTGTACGCGTACGGGCAAGACGACGCGGACTGGTGGGTCGGGCAGCTCGAGCGCGAGATCCCGCCCGGCCTGTTCGGCGAGAACCTGCGTGTGCGAGGCATCCCCGTGAGCGAGGCCGTCGTGGGGGAGCGGTGGTCCGTCGGTACCGCGCTGCTCGAGGTCACCCAGCCCCGTACACCGTGCTCGACGTTCGCGCGCCGGCTCGGCGAGGACAGGTGGGTCAAGCGCTTCACCACCGCGAACAGGACGGGCGCGTACCTGCGGGTCGTGCGCAACGGCGAGCTGCGCGCGGGGGACGCGGTGACGGTGTGCTACCGGCCCGAGCACGGCGTGACCCTCGCCGACTGGTTCGGGGCGTGGAACGCGCGCGGCGCGGACCCCGAGCGCGCGGTGGACGTCGCGCGCCGCCTCATCGTCGCCCACCTCGAGGGCGACGTCGCGCTGACGGACGAGATGCTGGCCCGCGCCGAGATCGCGGTCGGGCAGGGCATCGAGGACTGA
- a CDS encoding class I SAM-dependent methyltransferase, which translates to MSAARPSRWEQKTTADPSHSTWYVERFRAMAARGADLAGEARLVDAMLPRGSRVLDAGCGPGRVGAELFARGHAVVGVDVDPVLVEAARTDHPGPDWRVGDLADLDLPAEGVTAPFDAIVCAGNVMTFLAPGTEVEVLRRFRAHLAPGGRAVVGFGAGRGYAPERFLADADEAGLHLDVALATWDLRPWSADADFLVAVLSAPEGATG; encoded by the coding sequence ATGAGCGCCGCCCGACCGTCCCGCTGGGAGCAGAAGACCACCGCCGACCCGTCGCACTCCACGTGGTACGTCGAACGGTTCCGGGCCATGGCGGCGCGCGGCGCCGACCTCGCGGGCGAGGCCCGGCTGGTCGACGCGATGCTCCCCCGCGGCTCGCGGGTGCTGGACGCCGGGTGCGGGCCGGGCCGGGTCGGGGCGGAGCTGTTCGCCCGCGGCCACGCGGTCGTCGGGGTCGACGTCGACCCGGTGCTCGTCGAGGCGGCGCGCACCGACCACCCGGGCCCCGACTGGCGCGTCGGCGACCTCGCGGACCTCGACCTGCCCGCCGAGGGCGTCACCGCGCCGTTCGACGCGATCGTGTGCGCGGGGAACGTCATGACGTTCCTCGCCCCGGGAACCGAGGTCGAGGTGCTGCGCCGCTTCCGCGCGCACCTCGCGCCCGGCGGTCGGGCCGTCGTCGGCTTCGGCGCCGGGCGGGGCTACGCGCCCGAGCGGTTCCTCGCCGACGCCGACGAGGCCGGGTTGCACCTCGACGTCGCGCTCGCCACGTGGGACCTGCGCCCGTGGTCCGCGGACGCCGACTTCCTCGTGGCGGTCCTGTCCGCGCCCGAGGGCGCCACCGGCTGA
- a CDS encoding ester cyclase, translating to MTRTPAALVREFFAVVRSGDAPGRAGEFLAPLVAAHQVTSEAPTTVHRTPAQYAEHVEEMLAAYGRFALTVDELLADGDRVYVRWTQRGRHVGEVDGHAPTGAEVVQVASCVYRVADDRVVEYWMQIDRAGLAVQLGVERGPAGPSAAGATMVR from the coding sequence GTGACACGTACCCCCGCCGCCCTCGTCCGTGAGTTCTTCGCCGTCGTCCGCTCGGGCGACGCCCCAGGGCGCGCGGGCGAGTTCCTCGCACCGCTCGTCGCGGCGCACCAGGTGACGTCCGAGGCGCCCACGACGGTGCACCGGACGCCCGCACAGTACGCCGAGCACGTCGAGGAGATGCTCGCCGCGTACGGGCGGTTCGCCCTGACGGTCGACGAGCTGCTCGCCGACGGTGATCGCGTGTACGTGCGCTGGACCCAGCGTGGCCGCCACGTCGGCGAGGTGGACGGCCACGCCCCCACCGGGGCGGAGGTCGTGCAGGTCGCGAGCTGCGTCTACCGCGTCGCGGACGACCGCGTGGTGGAGTACTGGATGCAGATCGACCGCGCCGGTCTCGCGGTACAGCTCGGTGTGGAGCGCGGTCCCGCCGGACCGTCGGCGGCGGGTGCGACGATGGTCCGGTGA
- a CDS encoding C2 family cysteine protease, translating to MSGMYGADVAELRRLGQRLSEAADRLATLRGELDALVTSSPWEGPDGDALRGEWSTSHGPAVAAVGAVLGDAATAVVRQADQQEVASTDGTGGPGGGGPGGGGGGGDRGTPGEDGDRPGDPGLTDDLGDYEDVPPIDLENEDFSIHDINQGQVGDCWFLAGLGAVTTTDPEFLREHIRLNDDGTYTVTMYEDGEPVEIVVEPTVPENGVGGQDGAPNWVSIYEKAAAEYFGGDYQDIDGGHSDDAFEAITGRPAERSGELSLSDIQDRLQDGPVAVGTEDDDAFWFWEDEVDDSRIVPNHAYVVTEVKEVDGELKIHVVNPWGPGGGMLDGEQKVGDLWLTEQEYKDNFDSVYTGG from the coding sequence ATGAGCGGGATGTACGGCGCGGACGTCGCGGAGCTGCGACGGCTCGGGCAGCGGCTGTCGGAGGCCGCCGACCGGCTGGCGACGCTGCGGGGCGAGCTCGACGCGCTGGTGACGTCGAGCCCCTGGGAGGGGCCGGACGGCGACGCGCTGCGCGGGGAGTGGTCCACGTCGCACGGCCCGGCCGTCGCGGCGGTGGGCGCGGTCCTCGGGGACGCCGCGACCGCCGTCGTGCGCCAGGCGGACCAGCAGGAGGTCGCGAGCACCGACGGCACCGGCGGTCCGGGCGGGGGCGGCCCCGGCGGAGGCGGGGGCGGCGGCGACCGCGGCACGCCGGGCGAGGACGGCGACCGGCCCGGCGACCCCGGCCTCACCGACGACCTCGGCGACTACGAGGACGTCCCGCCGATCGACCTCGAGAACGAGGACTTCTCGATCCACGACATCAACCAGGGCCAGGTCGGGGACTGCTGGTTCCTCGCCGGGCTCGGTGCCGTCACCACGACCGACCCGGAGTTCCTGCGCGAGCACATCCGGCTCAACGACGACGGCACGTACACGGTGACGATGTACGAGGACGGCGAGCCGGTCGAGATCGTCGTCGAGCCGACCGTCCCGGAGAACGGCGTCGGCGGCCAGGACGGCGCGCCGAACTGGGTGTCGATCTACGAGAAGGCGGCGGCCGAGTACTTCGGCGGCGACTACCAGGACATCGACGGCGGGCACTCCGACGACGCGTTCGAGGCCATCACCGGCCGCCCGGCCGAGCGGTCGGGCGAGCTCAGCCTCTCCGACATCCAGGACCGGCTCCAGGACGGGCCGGTGGCCGTGGGGACGGAGGACGACGACGCGTTCTGGTTCTGGGAGGACGAGGTCGACGACAGCCGGATCGTCCCCAACCACGCGTACGTCGTCACCGAGGTCAAGGAGGTCGACGGCGAGCTGAAGATCCACGTCGTCAACCCGTGGGGACCCGGCGGCGGCATGCTGGACGGCGAGCAGAAGGTCGGCGACCTCTGGCTCACCGAGCAGGAGTACAAGGACAACTTCGACTCCGTCTACACGGGAGGCTGA
- a CDS encoding PH domain-containing protein translates to MGLSEKHLTEGEHVVMELKEHAKALFWPFVLLVALVAAVVVTVVLVPDDVVRWVVAGLALVAAVVWVLVPWLRWRTTEYTVTNKRIAMRSGIITRTGRDIPLYRINDVNYEKGPIDRIFGCGTLVISDATDKPGLNLHDVPDVEDVQVRLHDLLFTADDGSDDGEWPPNEPPRGPRSPRIPRAER, encoded by the coding sequence ATGGGTCTGAGCGAGAAGCACCTCACCGAGGGCGAGCACGTCGTCATGGAGCTCAAGGAGCACGCGAAGGCCCTGTTCTGGCCGTTCGTGCTGCTGGTCGCGCTCGTGGCAGCCGTCGTCGTGACGGTCGTGCTCGTCCCGGACGATGTCGTGCGCTGGGTGGTCGCGGGCCTCGCGCTCGTCGCGGCTGTCGTCTGGGTCCTCGTGCCGTGGCTGCGGTGGCGCACCACCGAGTACACGGTGACGAACAAGCGCATCGCGATGCGCTCGGGGATCATCACGCGCACCGGGCGCGACATCCCGCTCTACCGCATCAACGACGTCAACTACGAGAAGGGCCCGATCGACCGGATCTTCGGGTGCGGGACGCTCGTCATCTCCGACGCGACGGACAAGCCGGGCCTGAACCTCCACGACGTGCCCGACGTCGAGGACGTGCAGGTCCGCCTCCACGACCTGCTCTTCACCGCCGACGACGGCTCCGACGACGGCGAGTGGCCCCCGAACGAGCCCCCGCGCGGCCCCCGCTCGCCTCGCATCCCGCGCGCGGAGCGCTGA
- a CDS encoding phosphotransferase has translation MSAVGTEITEDRVREALREQHPDLAGLPLREVAGGWGNQMWRLGDDLAVRVQRMDPTPELQLKERRWLPVLAPTLPLPVPVPVRHGEPSAPLARHWTVMTWVPGEPLDHGTITRGAYAADALAGFLRALHVPAPADAPASTDRGAHPRDATDGFEGFLRAVAPEDAAAVRSVWADAVAAPEWEGPPVWVHGDLHPANVVVADGTLAGVVDFGDLFAGDPAWDIAAAWVLLPAGAAARFVDAYARADEATVRRARGLAALKSLFLLLMGQNGDRGLPGGKAHWGPAGRAALDRVLAG, from the coding sequence ATGAGCGCCGTCGGCACCGAGATCACCGAGGACCGCGTGCGCGAGGCGCTGCGCGAGCAGCATCCCGACCTGGCGGGGCTGCCGCTCCGCGAGGTCGCGGGCGGGTGGGGCAACCAGATGTGGCGGCTCGGCGACGACCTGGCCGTGCGGGTGCAGCGCATGGACCCGACGCCGGAGCTCCAGCTCAAGGAGCGGCGGTGGCTGCCCGTCCTCGCCCCGACCCTGCCCCTCCCCGTCCCCGTCCCCGTGCGGCACGGCGAGCCGTCCGCACCCCTCGCGCGGCACTGGACGGTCATGACCTGGGTGCCCGGCGAGCCGCTCGACCACGGCACGATCACCCGGGGCGCGTACGCCGCCGACGCGCTGGCGGGCTTCCTCCGCGCCCTGCACGTCCCGGCGCCCGCCGACGCGCCCGCGTCCACGGACCGGGGCGCCCACCCCCGCGACGCCACGGACGGCTTCGAGGGGTTCCTCCGCGCCGTCGCGCCCGAGGACGCCGCCGCCGTCCGGTCCGTCTGGGCCGACGCCGTCGCGGCCCCGGAGTGGGAGGGGCCGCCCGTGTGGGTGCACGGGGACCTGCACCCCGCGAACGTCGTCGTCGCGGACGGGACGCTCGCGGGCGTCGTCGACTTCGGCGACCTGTTCGCGGGCGACCCGGCGTGGGACATCGCCGCCGCATGGGTGCTGCTGCCCGCCGGCGCCGCCGCGCGGTTCGTCGACGCCTACGCGCGTGCCGACGAGGCGACGGTCCGGCGCGCCCGTGGTCTCGCGGCGCTCAAGTCCCTCTTCCTCCTGCTCATGGGGCAGAACGGGGACCGCGGGCTGCCCGGCGGCAAGGCCCACTGGGGGCCCGCGGGGCGTGCGGCGCTCGACCGCGTCCTGGCGGGCTGA
- a CDS encoding SigE family RNA polymerase sigma factor, whose amino-acid sequence MTAAEVGFDEVDASPGGCIDVVVTKADRDAEFVAFVDRHGQGLHRLALFLAGDRYRAEELLQTTLERTYRSWSRARAGDPAMYARRVLSNARIDSWRRARPTVLLTEEAVHAGLGARGDASDELGVRDELVRALRQLPVRQRRVVVLRHLLDLSEAETAAELGVPVGTVKSASARGIARLRTILGDLRSHDTDRRSVDTAMEGEQG is encoded by the coding sequence GTGACGGCCGCAGAGGTGGGGTTCGACGAGGTGGATGCGTCGCCAGGGGGATGCATCGACGTCGTCGTCACCAAGGCGGACCGCGACGCGGAGTTCGTCGCCTTCGTCGACCGGCACGGGCAGGGGCTCCACCGCCTCGCGCTGTTCCTCGCCGGGGACCGGTACCGGGCGGAGGAGCTCCTGCAGACGACCCTCGAGCGCACGTACCGCTCCTGGTCGCGGGCACGCGCCGGCGACCCGGCGATGTACGCGCGGCGCGTGCTCTCGAACGCGCGGATCGACTCGTGGCGCAGGGCGCGGCCGACCGTGCTGCTCACGGAGGAGGCGGTGCACGCCGGGCTCGGCGCCCGCGGTGACGCGAGCGACGAGCTGGGGGTGCGCGACGAGCTCGTGCGTGCCCTGCGGCAGCTCCCCGTCAGGCAGCGCCGGGTCGTGGTGCTGCGGCACCTGCTCGACCTCAGCGAGGCCGAGACCGCGGCGGAGCTCGGCGTGCCGGTGGGCACGGTGAAGTCCGCGTCCGCGCGAGGGATCGCCCGGCTCCGCACGATCCTGGGGGATCTGCGCAGCCACGACACCGACCGCCGGTCGGTGGACACAGCCATGGAGGGGGAGCAGGGATGA
- a CDS encoding histidine phosphatase family protein, producing the protein MTTNDTSPDPQLVLVRHGETEWSASGRHTGRSDIPLTVAGEHQAVAAGVWLQAWADRRGRRPAAVVSSPRQRARRTADLAGFPEAATDDDLAEWDYGPVEGMTAVAVGEQLGHEWLIFRDGVNVLAAANGHRGEELAEVAARAGRALDRVEPTLRGGQDVVLFAHGHLLRVLATVWLGVDPGLGARFELGTAAICLLGYGHGLRTVEGWNLSAPV; encoded by the coding sequence GTGACCACGAACGACACCTCCCCCGACCCGCAGCTCGTCCTCGTGCGCCACGGCGAGACGGAGTGGAGCGCGAGCGGGCGGCACACCGGGCGCTCCGACATCCCGCTCACGGTCGCCGGCGAGCATCAGGCGGTCGCCGCGGGCGTGTGGCTGCAGGCCTGGGCCGATCGTCGGGGACGGCGTCCCGCGGCCGTCGTCTCCAGCCCGCGCCAGCGCGCACGACGCACCGCCGACCTCGCCGGGTTCCCCGAGGCGGCGACCGACGACGACCTCGCCGAGTGGGACTACGGGCCGGTCGAGGGCATGACGGCGGTCGCGGTGGGCGAGCAGCTCGGGCACGAGTGGCTGATCTTCCGGGACGGCGTGAACGTCCTCGCGGCCGCGAACGGGCACCGCGGCGAGGAGCTGGCCGAGGTCGCCGCCCGGGCGGGTCGCGCGCTGGACCGCGTGGAGCCGACGCTCCGGGGCGGTCAGGACGTCGTGCTGTTCGCCCACGGTCACCTGCTCCGCGTCCTCGCGACCGTGTGGCTCGGGGTCGACCCGGGCCTCGGCGCGCGGTTCGAGCTCGGCACGGCGGCGATCTGCCTGCTCGGGTACGGGCACGGGCTGCGGACGGTCGAGGGCTGGAACCTCTCGGCGCCCGTCTGA
- a CDS encoding DNA-3-methyladenine glycosylase family protein: MTVLPSTGPGPAEPAVGDLPGPVAQPGETLVRRVRSERPLDLQLTLDRLSRGPYDPTFRRTPSGDVWRTTRMPAGPTTCRLVQTGPRDVVGHAWGPGAEEALDALPHLLGERDDDSGFTPPPPLRDAHRRSPGLRVPRTGRVLEALVPAILEQRVQTVAAWRSWGWLLRRYGERAPGPAGDAGMLVVPDAATWARVPSWDWHRANVDPGRARTVVAAARVARRLEECGALLDAQGAAAAHARLRAVPGVGVWTAAEVAQRALGDADAVSVGDYHLAKAVGWALVGERVDDDRMLELLAPYAPHRYRVVRLLEISGRGHAPRRGPRLSIQDHRHH, from the coding sequence GTGACCGTCCTGCCGAGCACGGGCCCCGGGCCCGCCGAGCCCGCGGTCGGCGACCTCCCGGGACCGGTCGCGCAGCCCGGCGAGACGCTCGTCCGCCGGGTGCGGTCCGAGCGCCCCCTCGACCTGCAGCTCACGCTCGACCGGCTCTCCCGCGGACCCTACGACCCGACGTTCCGGCGCACGCCGTCCGGCGACGTGTGGCGCACGACGCGGATGCCCGCCGGGCCCACGACGTGCCGCCTCGTGCAGACCGGGCCGCGCGACGTCGTCGGGCACGCCTGGGGTCCGGGTGCCGAGGAGGCGCTCGACGCCCTTCCGCACCTGCTCGGCGAACGCGACGACGACTCCGGCTTCACCCCGCCCCCGCCGCTGCGCGACGCGCACCGGCGCAGCCCCGGGCTGCGCGTCCCCCGCACCGGGCGCGTGCTGGAGGCGCTCGTGCCGGCGATCCTCGAGCAGCGCGTGCAGACTGTCGCGGCGTGGCGCTCGTGGGGCTGGCTCCTGCGCCGGTACGGCGAGCGCGCGCCCGGCCCCGCGGGCGACGCCGGGATGCTCGTCGTGCCCGACGCCGCGACGTGGGCACGCGTCCCGTCGTGGGACTGGCACCGGGCGAACGTCGACCCGGGCCGGGCGCGGACCGTCGTCGCGGCCGCGCGCGTCGCCCGCCGCCTGGAGGAGTGCGGGGCGCTGCTCGACGCCCAGGGTGCCGCCGCCGCGCACGCCCGGCTCCGGGCCGTGCCGGGCGTCGGCGTGTGGACCGCGGCCGAGGTCGCGCAGCGCGCCCTCGGCGATGCCGACGCCGTGTCCGTCGGCGACTACCACCTGGCGAAGGCGGTCGGCTGGGCGCTCGTCGGAGAGCGCGTCGACGACGACCGCATGCTCGAGCTCCTCGCGCCCTACGCGCCGCACCGCTACCGCGTCGTGCGACTCCTGGAGATCTCGGGCAGGGGCCACGCCCCGCGGCGCGGCCCCCGCCTCTCGATCCAGGACCACCGGCACCACTGA
- a CDS encoding DinB family protein, with the protein MVHETADGQVAYGSPDFDWSVLTVPTTLAVVRGQLGFSWLEVAERLATLTQAELEWEPGPDALRVVRRGTERTPRTLGVGDWVMEWPEGPDSPQPRTIAWLVAHLTEAFFERWEWTFGPHERRRDAVTFSGEVGPAVAGLRHEVDRWRAGVDGLPDEGAFTVGLSQATEIDAQAPFAHLVAHMNRELIHHGAEIMVLQDLYRAAHVTR; encoded by the coding sequence ATGGTGCACGAGACGGCGGACGGGCAGGTCGCGTACGGGAGCCCGGACTTCGACTGGTCGGTCCTCACGGTCCCGACGACGCTCGCGGTCGTGCGCGGCCAGCTCGGGTTCTCGTGGCTCGAGGTCGCGGAACGGCTCGCGACGCTGACCCAGGCGGAGCTCGAGTGGGAGCCGGGGCCGGACGCGCTGCGCGTCGTGCGGCGGGGCACCGAGCGCACGCCCCGCACGCTCGGCGTCGGCGACTGGGTGATGGAGTGGCCCGAGGGACCGGACTCGCCGCAGCCGCGGACGATCGCGTGGCTCGTCGCACACCTCACCGAGGCGTTCTTCGAGCGGTGGGAGTGGACGTTCGGTCCCCACGAGCGCCGTCGGGACGCGGTGACGTTCTCGGGCGAGGTCGGGCCGGCGGTCGCCGGCCTGCGGCACGAGGTGGACCGGTGGCGGGCAGGCGTCGACGGGCTCCCGGACGAGGGCGCGTTCACGGTCGGGCTGAGCCAGGCGACGGAGATCGACGCGCAGGCGCCGTTCGCCCACCTCGTGGCGCACATGAACCGCGAGCTGATCCACCACGGCGCCGAGATCATGGTGCTGCAGGACCTCTACCGTGCGGCGCACGTCACGCGCTGA
- a CDS encoding DsbA family oxidoreductase, producing the protein MTTNSPVATDASAPTVKIDIWSDVACPWCYVGKRRLETALGRLAEAGDGPQVEIEYHSFELAPDTPVDFDGTEVDFLAGHKGMPAAQVEQMLAQMTQLAAAEGLSYDFDALKHTKTLTAHELLHHAKAHGKQVETKERLLKAYFEEGKHVGRVQDLADLAAEVGLDRAEVVAALEDGRYAEDVQADIDQARAYGINGVPFFVVDGRYGVSGAQDPAVFVQVLQQAVAERDAA; encoded by the coding sequence ATGACCACGAACAGCCCCGTCGCGACGGACGCGTCGGCCCCCACGGTGAAGATCGACATCTGGTCCGACGTCGCGTGCCCCTGGTGCTACGTCGGCAAGCGGCGCCTCGAGACGGCGCTCGGCCGGCTCGCGGAGGCGGGTGACGGGCCGCAGGTCGAGATCGAGTACCACTCGTTCGAGCTCGCGCCGGACACTCCCGTCGACTTCGACGGCACCGAGGTGGACTTCCTCGCGGGCCACAAGGGCATGCCGGCCGCGCAGGTCGAGCAGATGCTCGCCCAGATGACGCAGCTCGCCGCCGCCGAGGGCCTGAGCTACGACTTCGACGCGCTCAAGCACACGAAGACCCTCACCGCCCACGAGCTGCTGCACCACGCGAAGGCGCACGGCAAGCAGGTCGAGACGAAGGAGCGCCTCCTCAAGGCGTACTTCGAGGAGGGCAAGCACGTCGGCCGGGTCCAGGACCTCGCGGACCTCGCGGCCGAGGTCGGGCTCGACCGTGCCGAGGTCGTCGCGGCCCTCGAGGACGGCCGCTACGCCGAGGACGTGCAGGCGGACATCGACCAGGCGCGCGCCTACGGCATCAACGGGGTGCCGTTCTTCGTGGTCGACGGCCGGTACGGGGTCTCGGGCGCGCAGGACCCGGCGGTGTTCGTCCAGGTGCTGCAGCAGGCCGTCGCCGAACGCGACGCCGCCTGA